From the Acidimicrobiales bacterium genome, the window CACGGCGTTCACCGTCCTTGACGAGCGACGTTGAGCAGTACACCGACTGCCGCCATCGTGACGACGAGCGAGGTGCCACCGAACGACAGGAACGGCAGGGTCACGCCGACCACCGGCACGAGCTTGGTCACCGATCCGATGTTGAGGAATGCCTGCGACACGATCCACATCGTGATGCCGAGGGCGAGCAGCATGCCGAACCGATCGGGAGCCCGAAGGGCCACCACCACACCGACGAAACCGATGGTGATGAACAGCCCGACGACTGCGCCGGCGCCGAGCAGACCGAGCTCCTCGGCGATGATCGCGAAGATGAAGTCGGAGTGGGCGAAGGGCAGGAACCCCCACTTGGCCTTGCTCGCGCCGAGACCGACGCCGGTCAACCCGCCGACGGTGATCGCATGGAGCGACTGGAGCGGCTGGTAGCCGAGCCCCGCCGGATCCCGCCACGGATCCATGAACACGTTCCAACGATGACGACGCCACGGGGTGCCGGCGATGACCGCGACCATGCCCATCGCGCTCACGATCGAAAGACCGCCGAGGTGCAGCAGCGGGGTGCCGGCCAGGAACAGCATGCTGCCGACCGCGATCGCGATCACCACGGAGTTCCCGAGATGCGGCTGCAGCATGAGGAGACCGATGAAGAGTCCGGTCACTGCGACGACGGGGCGGAGGGTGGCGGCGGTGTTCTCGATGTCGCGAGACGGGCGGCTCAACAGATCCGCGGTGAAAAGCACCAGCGCGAGCTTGGCGACCTCGGACGGCTGGAAGGAGAACGGGCCGAGGCGGATCCAGCGGGTCGCCCCGTAGACGTTGACACCGAAGCCGGGCAGCAAGACGACGACGAGCAGCACGAGCGAGCCGACGACCGCCGGCATGGCGAGCACCCGGAGTCGCCGATAGTCGACGCGCATCACGACGAGCATCACGACGGCTCCGAGCGCCGTCCACATCAGCTGCCGCCGGAACAGGCTCCAGGCGCTGTCGGAGGTGTTGATGCTCACGACCGCCGAGGCCGAGAGGGTCATGACCATCCCGAGGAGTACGAGGGCGGTGACCGAGAGGAACAGCACGAGGAACGGCCCGGTGCGACGACCCACCGGGCGCTTCGGTCCGCGACCGTCGGGCGCGACGCGCGACGCCGGATGGCGGCCACGGGCGGCGACCTTTTGTTGACGCCGCGGTCGGTTCTCGGTTGCCGTCATGATCCCGTCTCCAACGCCCGCACCGCTCGGGTGAAGTCGTCGCCTCGTTCGCCGTAGTTGCGGTACCAGTCAAATGATGCACACGCCGGACTCAGTACGACGGGACACCCACCGATCGCGAGAACCCGTGCCGCCGCGACCGCCTCGTCCATCGAATCGGCGCGCACCACCGTGTGGGTGGGTGCGAACACGGCAACAATGTCGTCGGCCGCCTCGCCGATC encodes:
- the ftsW gene encoding putative lipid II flippase FtsW, which codes for MTATENRPRRQQKVAARGRHPASRVAPDGRGPKRPVGRRTGPFLVLFLSVTALVLLGMVMTLSASAVVSINTSDSAWSLFRRQLMWTALGAVVMLVVMRVDYRRLRVLAMPAVVGSLVLLVVVLLPGFGVNVYGATRWIRLGPFSFQPSEVAKLALVLFTADLLSRPSRDIENTAATLRPVVAVTGLFIGLLMLQPHLGNSVVIAIAVGSMLFLAGTPLLHLGGLSIVSAMGMVAVIAGTPWRRHRWNVFMDPWRDPAGLGYQPLQSLHAITVGGLTGVGLGASKAKWGFLPFAHSDFIFAIIAEELGLLGAGAVVGLFITIGFVGVVVALRAPDRFGMLLALGITMWIVSQAFLNIGSVTKLVPVVGVTLPFLSFGGTSLVVTMAAVGVLLNVARQGR